The sequence AGAAGGATGTCTTCAAAGCTAATAGGGCTTAAAAGAATTGCCAAGTTATAAAATTATCATCGAAGAAAACAAGCCATCCATTTATTAGGTAAATCAGTCCATTGAGATTCCCAACATTGTGGAACTTAGAACAGAAAGTAGAACAAAATTTGTCAAAGACTGACACAGAAAGCAGAACCTGGAGTTGAGTGTGGAGTCTGGTGCCATTGAAgtcagagagagaagaagggagaggagagagagaaggttgtCTCTGCTGCTGATGCTGCACTACCACCAACCTTGCCATGTTTTCctatcctcctcctcctttccttttcttggattttgttGCTTATATCCACAGCCTTATCATTCATAATCATACCATATCATTAACTAACTACTTTACCTGACACTGCCCAAAAATgctaaaagaaaagaaaaacacagaTGGAAAAGATGAATTTGAGGCCCAATACCAAGTCAGTCCAACAAAAATGGGCCATATCTCCAAACCCATTTGACAgaggttttgattttgaatattggcccagaaaattttaaaatgagcCAATGACCATTATTATTAGCAAGAATTCTAGAGTGGTGCCagagatttattttattttattttattattatttttaatataagtaATATTAAGAGAAAGGGAAATCAAACCCACTTAAGACTTCGAATGCAGAAACAAATGTTCTTAACCACTTAAACTATAAATTTTTTCCTTAGTGTTGAGATTTGGATTGGTCTCGAGCGCACATTGGCAGATGAAAACATTGAAAAGTAGTAGATACCAATCCATGGACACGTCACCAACACTATCCCTCACCTGCAAATCCAATATAATATAACTCCAAAGCCTACGTCCACGAATTAAACGGCCATAACGAAAAATAGTAAATACCAtgataaaatagaaaatagcTATATTTTTGCGtacaattaaaataaaaatcttaaCTAAGACTTGCCCAAGGCCCTAAGTACCGTATAACGTGGAGAAGCCGccattttttatgcttttggAGGAAACATCAAACTTGCCTACATctacattttctatttttcttttagtaaattttctatttttcttctaCTTATTTTCTGCCAAAGAAAAGCAAATCTACTTAGAAATTGTCATAAATAGAGTTTCCATTATAATTTTCATGataactttatttattattattattattattttcattttttttcttcatttatatagaaaaatatCTAAGAATTAATTTTCTCTGCCAAGCGAGTCCTTTTTCAACGCAGTCTCCAACGCGCCACCGCTTACGTATAAAAGCTAACTTCCCCATTTAATCTGAGCCAATCTCTCATCCAAAATTTTCAGACACCATTTACTTTTGCCACAATCTCTCTTCCTCTGATGAGCGGCTTCCCTCTCTGTAAGTTTGAAGAAAACCCCAACGCTGTTATCTATATCTCAATCTTCAAAGGAACAGGGTAGCTGTATATGCATATAGTTATAATATCTCGTACGTCTTTTAAAGTTTTGGATTTGCTCATCAATCAGATTTCTTATTCTTTGTTATGAATTCCCTTAGTCTGCTTTGTCACTGGACAATGAAACCCACTTGTAGAATCCTAACTAGTTGTCGAAACTCGGCGCTTTTCGGGTTCCCACCTGCAAAATGCTACCATGGTTTAGCAAAGAATGGAAATTTGTCCAATTTTTGCGTCAATTTTGAGCAGATATGCCAATTTCACACCAACCCTTTTCGTGTTTCGGGCTCTGGACACGTTTTCGAAGATGCACTCAAAGCTTCTCAGGTTCCCAGTTGGAGTTTTGGCCAATCTGGGGTTATATCTAGGTCTTATAGTGTTGGCACAACTAGTAGGGGTGTTTCTGTGATTGCTAGGCTTGCATCCAAGTTTCGAAACCTTTCGACGTCGATTGAGACCCGTGTGAATGAGAACAATTTTGAGAGGATATATGTTCAGGGTAGTATCAATGTCAAGCCTGTGACAGTGGAAAGAATTGATAAGGATGAGAATGTTGTGAGAGAGGAAGAGTCGAGGATAGAATTTAGTGATGAAAAACAGAATGTAAGTAATCAGGAAGGTTTGGATGAAGCTAAGGTTGTGAATTCGCAGAGAGAGTATTCAGATATTGAGAAGGACGCATGGAAGCTATTGAGGGATTCGGTTGTGATGTATTGTGGGACTCCTGTGGGGACTGTTGCAGCAAATGATCCGGGTGACAAGCAAACATTGAATTATGATCAGGTCTTTATCCGTGATTTTGTTCCATCAGCGCTTGCATTCTTGCTTAAGGGAGAaggagagatagtgaagaacTTCCTTCTTCATACATTGCAATTGCAGGTAATCATTCACATCCACTTATCGAACTTCGTTCCTCTCGAGCATTGATTATACATGTTATCACTTTTTTAATGAATGATTAACCCATATGAATAGAAAGTTTGGAACCTTATTTATCTTTGGTTTATCAATTAACAAGTTgtcaaatattcaaatttcctttttatttcatttagACATTGCTAATTTTGGATTTCAAGGATTGACTTCATGCatattttctttccaaaacATATATTCCATTGATTTTGGTGAAGCTTTACATTCTTCTGTGGTGATACGTATCAACTGctatatattttaacaaaaatggTTCTCCCTCAAGTTATTGATGTTATAGATAACTTCAGTAAATTTTTATGTGGACCACACTCTTTGCTAGTGTACCTTGAATTAATTATTCAGGTTTCTTGAATTCCTAATTATATGTTGCTTTCATCTTAGAGTTGGGAGAAAACTGTTGATTGCTATAGCCCAGGGCAGGGATTGATGCCTGCAAGTTTTAAAGTTAGAACTGTGCCTCTTGATGGGAATAAATACGAAGAAGTTTTAGATCCCGATTTTGGTGAATCAGCTATTGGCCGGGTTGCACCTGTGGATTCTGGTAAGTATATCAGAACTTTATTGGTTGTGCCAATGAAAAATGTGATTCTTTTATAGGATGCTGCACACAGTCTGCTGCTGTTGCCATCCTGGTGTTATTGGGTGCTCATCCTGTGCATCTTGTAGATTTTCTTGGAAGGAATtcatttttaaagaatttCCTCTGTTGTAGTATCTAATGACTAATGGTTTGTTATTTGTGTAACTTCTCTGGCAGGATTATGGTGGATTATTCTATTGAGGGCTTATGGAAAGATAACTGGTGACTATGCATTACAGGAAAGGGTGGATGTTCAAACAGGCTTGAAAATGATCCTGAACCTGTGCTTAACTGATGGGTTTGATAtgtttccttctcttttaGTCACAGATGGCTCCTGCATGATAGACCGACGTATGGGTATCCATGGTCATCCCCTTGAGATCCAAGTGAGTTGAAAAGCTGCTTTGCATAGTCCTTGAGGGTGCTTATTAGATGTTAAAGTATTCATCAATTTATGTTCTTTCTGTAGTCTACAATAAGAGGGCTACTTTGTTTGAATGTCACACTTAGAGCCCTTTAAGAGACTGTAAAAAAGGACGTGGAACAGGTTATAGGTCCAAATTAAGGATGTTGGTGGTTTCCTTGTTGAACATAAATACTGAAAATTGTTAAAACTATGCTTCCTGTTCACGTCCTTCTGTTTTTTAAGAATCTTGGGCTGCGTCCTGTTCATGTCCTTTTGTATGATACCATGCCAGTTTTTATATGGTCATTCCATCCTTATTACAGCCATGTGTTATTGGTTTTAGTGCATCATATTCAAGTTACATTATGTATCGCATTGGGCTAATATCATTTGTGCCAAATATGATTCTTCAGGCCTTATTTTACTCAGCTCTTCGGTGCTCCCGTGAGATGCTTGCTCTAAATGATGGatccaaaattttggtaaggGCAATCAACAACAGACTCAGCGCGTTGTCATTCCACATCAGAGAATATTACTGGGTGGATATGAAAAAGATAAATGAGATATATCGATATAAGACAGAAGAGTACTCTACAGAGGCCACCAACAAGTTCAATATCTACCCTGAACAAATTCCTTTGTGGTTAATGGACTGGATTCCAGAGGAAGGCGGGTATTTTATTGGCAATCTACAACCAGCTCACATGGACTTTAGGTTTTTCACTCTTGGAAATCTTTGGTCCATTGTTTCATCTTTGGGTACTCCAAAGCAAAATGACTCTGTACTGAATTTGATAGAAGCCAAATGGGATGATCTTGTGGGGCATATGCCACTTAAGATATGCTATCCTGCCTTGGAATTTGAAGAATGGCGTATAATAACTGGCAGTGACCCGAAGAATACGTGAGTTGCCTGCACATTTTTTTGCTAATTGTCTTTTTGTACCGTCAAATTTGTTCATGATCACTGAAATATGTTTGTCTTGACTCCTACAGCCCTTGGTCATATCATAATGGTGGATCTTGGCCGACACTCCTCTGGCAGGTAAGCCTTGCCTGGCTAGAT comes from Prunus dulcis chromosome 6, ALMONDv2, whole genome shotgun sequence and encodes:
- the LOC117630790 gene encoding alkaline/neutral invertase A, mitochondrial-like, translated to MNSLSLLCHWTMKPTCRILTSCRNSALFGFPPAKCYHGLAKNGNLSNFCVNFEQICQFHTNPFRVSGSGHVFEDALKASQVPSWSFGQSGVISRSYSVGTTSRGVSVIARLASKFRNLSTSIETRVNENNFERIYVQGSINVKPVTVERIDKDENVVREEESRIEFSDEKQNVSNQEGLDEAKVVNSQREYSDIEKDAWKLLRDSVVMYCGTPVGTVAANDPGDKQTLNYDQVFIRDFVPSALAFLLKGEGEIVKNFLLHTLQLQSWEKTVDCYSPGQGLMPASFKVRTVPLDGNKYEEVLDPDFGESAIGRVAPVDSGLWWIILLRAYGKITGDYALQERVDVQTGLKMILNLCLTDGFDMFPSLLVTDGSCMIDRRMGIHGHPLEIQALFYSALRCSREMLALNDGSKILVRAINNRLSALSFHIREYYWVDMKKINEIYRYKTEEYSTEATNKFNIYPEQIPLWLMDWIPEEGGYFIGNLQPAHMDFRFFTLGNLWSIVSSLGTPKQNDSVLNLIEAKWDDLVGHMPLKICYPALEFEEWRIITGSDPKNTPWSYHNGGSWPTLLWQFTLACLKMGRIDLAQKAADLAEKRLRSDRWPEYYDTRTGKFIGKQSRLYQTWTIAGYLTTKMLLENPEKAALLFWDEDYELLEICVCALSKSGRKKCSRGAAKSQILI